From a region of the Toxotes jaculatrix isolate fToxJac2 chromosome 7, fToxJac2.pri, whole genome shotgun sequence genome:
- the LOC121184174 gene encoding GTPase IMAP family member 8-like isoform X1 translates to MAAAATSEAGAQRPLSHSSSYNWLPPNMSELRVVLLGNSWSERSSVGNFILGQTEFDTEGQPDLQTARGQWKDKEIVLINSPDLLLPDVSEDRLRQYVEDCVRVSDPGPHVFLLVLQPEDFTEDHRLRLCRVLQLFSDRSFDHSLVLISTPREESPGSMEQYRQHPPLKHMITACRYRCLWLKHLEHPELLTRLGQIVQENNTEHLSCDVFDDEDSGLTMKPKSGHIEPPLNLVLCGRRGAGKTSAAKAILGQTELRSVSNSSECVRHQGEVCGRRVSLVELPALFGKPPETVMEESLRCVSLCDPEGVHAFILVLPVDPLTDEDKGELETIQTTFSSPVYDFTIILFTVESDHTDPAVVNFLNESQLIQELRQSCGGRSVVLNIRDKQQVPELLDAVDQMRVKGSRCFNKDAFTKAQMEKVVKLKAELQDVRQTQMGGEREGDQSREPLRMVLIGRTGSGKSATANTILGKKHFIPRIPPKPPTKFCESAAGDIDGRPAVVVNTPGLFDTTLSDDEIKQELRRCRNMLSPGPHAFLLVLQIGNVTQAETDSVELIKRVFGEKSRDFIIVLFTRGDELEDQPFESYVKNCDESVKQLINVCGGRYQVFNNKDDTNRTQVRDLRTKIETMLKESGGSCYDPEMSEESTQIQVERIVKEKEEEMKRKEENLRRKHEGDLKRLERKISEQRGEIEEERKLRAKQLKDKDECINKQREERKKEREEDEKRRKKHEETLRQDWRRKLEALDKSVQSEREQKEAAERKLEQSRREMKRDREAWDKEKKDMWERMHQDLRQNLEEEKSSFRKLQEEYHRKRRKWTYGLFGLMLMLALLLCYVFPHILHSHS, encoded by the exons ATGGCAGCTGCTGCAACATCTG aagcaggagcacagagacctctgagccacagcagcagttatAACTGGCTTCCTCCTAACA tgtCTGAGCTGAGGGTTGTTCTGCTGGGGAACAGCTGGTCTGAGAGGAGCTCAGTGGGGAACTTCATACTGGGACAGACTGAGTTTGACACTGAGGGACAACCAGACCTTCAGACAGCCAGAGGACAGTGGAAGGACAAAGAAATAGTTCTCATCAACAGCCCAGATCTGCTGCTTCCTGATGTCTCTGAAGACAGACTAAGACAATATGTAGAGGACTGTGTGAGAGTCTCTGATCCTGGACCTCATGTGTTCCTGCTGGTTCTACAGCCTGAAGACTTCACtgaggaccacagactgaggcTCTGCAGAGTCCTTCAGCTCTTCAGTGATCGATCATTTGATCATTCACTGGTTCTGATATCAACACCCAGAGAGGAGAGTCCAGGCTCCATGGAACAGTACAGGCAGCATCCACCACTAAAACACATGATCACAGCATGTAGATACAGATGTTTGTGGCTGAAGCATCTGGAACATCCAGAGCTGTTAACACGGTTGGGTCAGATTGTGCAGGAGAACAACACAGAGCATCTGAGCTGTGACGTGTTTGATGATGAGGATTCAGGTTTAACCATGAAACCAAAGTCTGGACACATCGAACCTCCTCTGAACCTGGTTctgtgtgggaggagaggagcagggaaGACTTCAGCAGCCAAGGCCATTTTAGGTCAGACAGAGCTTCGTTCAGTGTCCAACTCATCAGAGTGTGTTAGACATCAGGGAGAGGTGTGTGGACGTCGGGTTTCCCTGGTGGAGCTTCCTGCCTTGTTTGGAAAACCTCCGGAGACAGTGATGGAGGAATCACTCAGGTGTGTCTCCCTCTGTGACCCTGAGGGCGTCCATGCCTTCATCCTGGTCCTACCTGTGGATCCCCTCACTGATGAAGACAAGGGAGAGTTAGAGACCATCCAGACCACATTCAGCTCTCCAGTCTATGATTTCACCATCATTCTGTTCACTGTGGAGTCAGATCATACTGATCCAGCTGTTGTTAACTTTCTGAATGAAAGTCAGTTGATCCAGGAGCTCCGTCAGAGCTGTGGAGGAAGATCTGTTGTTCTCAACATCAGGGACAAGCAGCAGGTCCCTGAGCTGTTGGACGCTGTGGACCAGATGAGAGTTAAAGGATCCAGATGCTTCAACAAGGACGCGTTCACCAAGGCTCAGATGGAGAAGGttgtaaaactgaaagctgAACTGCAGGATGTGAGACAGACTCAGAtgggaggtgagagagagggagatcaGAGCAGAGAGCCTCTCAGGATGGTGCTGATTGGACGGACTGGCAGCGGGAAGAGTGCGACAGCAAACACCATTTTAGGCAAAAAGCATTTCATACCCAGAATCCCTCCAAAACCACCGACCAAGTTCTGTGAGAGCGCGGCCGGAGACATCGATGGACGACCTGCTGTTGTGGTCAACACCCCCGGTTTGTTTGATACAACTCTCTCTGATGATGAGATTAAGCAGGAGCTTCGCAGATGCAGAAACATGTTGTCTCCGGGACCTCACGCGTTCTTACTGGTGCTGCAGATCGGGAACGTTACACAAGCGGAAACAGACTCTGTCGAACTGATAAAGAGGGTTTTTGGTGAAAAGTCAAGAGATTTCATCATCGTTTTATTCACCAGAGGAGATGAACTGGAGGATCAGCCATTCGAGAGTTATGTCAAAAACTGTGATGAGTCTGTCAAACAACTGATCAATGTCTGCGGAGGAAGATATCAGGTCTTTAATAACAAAGACGACACAAACCGCACACAAGTCCGTGACCTGCGGACCAAGATCGAGACCATGCTGAAGGAAAGTGGAGGCAGCTGCTACGACCCTGAGATGTCTGAGGAATCCACTCAAATACAGGTGGAGAGGAttgtgaaagagaaggaggaagagatgaagagaaaggaggagaaccTGAGGAGAAAACACGAGGGAGATTTAAAAAGACTGGAAAGGAAAATCAGcgaacagagaggagaaattgaagaggagagaaaactaAGAGCTAAACAGCTGAAGGACAAAGACGAATGCATCAACAAGCAGcgtgaggagagaaagaaagaacggGAGGAAGACGAAAAGAGACGGAAGAAACACGAAGAAACTCTGCGACAGGACTGGAGAAGAAAACTGGAAGCTTTGGACAAAAGTGTTCAGTCTGAAAGAGAGCAAAAGGAagctgctgagaggaagctggagcagagcaggagggagatgaagagagacCGAGAGGCTtgggacaaagagaaaaaggacaTGTGGGAACGAATGCATCAGGACCTCAGGCAgaacctggaggaggagaaaagcagcttcaggaagctgcaggaggagTACCATCGCAAGAGGAGAAAATGGACATACGGCTTGTTTGGGCTAATGTTGATGCTAGCACTTTTATTGTGTTACGTATTTCCTCACATACTGCACAGCCACAGCTAA
- the LOC121184174 gene encoding GTPase IMAP family member 8-like isoform X3 → MAAAATSVSELRVVLLGNSWSERSSVGNFILGQTEFDTEGQPDLQTARGQWKDKEIVLINSPDLLLPDVSEDRLRQYVEDCVRVSDPGPHVFLLVLQPEDFTEDHRLRLCRVLQLFSDRSFDHSLVLISTPREESPGSMEQYRQHPPLKHMITACRYRCLWLKHLEHPELLTRLGQIVQENNTEHLSCDVFDDEDSGLTMKPKSGHIEPPLNLVLCGRRGAGKTSAAKAILGQTELRSVSNSSECVRHQGEVCGRRVSLVELPALFGKPPETVMEESLRCVSLCDPEGVHAFILVLPVDPLTDEDKGELETIQTTFSSPVYDFTIILFTVESDHTDPAVVNFLNESQLIQELRQSCGGRSVVLNIRDKQQVPELLDAVDQMRVKGSRCFNKDAFTKAQMEKVVKLKAELQDVRQTQMGGEREGDQSREPLRMVLIGRTGSGKSATANTILGKKHFIPRIPPKPPTKFCESAAGDIDGRPAVVVNTPGLFDTTLSDDEIKQELRRCRNMLSPGPHAFLLVLQIGNVTQAETDSVELIKRVFGEKSRDFIIVLFTRGDELEDQPFESYVKNCDESVKQLINVCGGRYQVFNNKDDTNRTQVRDLRTKIETMLKESGGSCYDPEMSEESTQIQVERIVKEKEEEMKRKEENLRRKHEGDLKRLERKISEQRGEIEEERKLRAKQLKDKDECINKQREERKKEREEDEKRRKKHEETLRQDWRRKLEALDKSVQSEREQKEAAERKLEQSRREMKRDREAWDKEKKDMWERMHQDLRQNLEEEKSSFRKLQEEYHRKRRKWTYGLFGLMLMLALLLCYVFPHILHSHS, encoded by the exons ATGGCAGCTGCTGCAACATCTG tgtCTGAGCTGAGGGTTGTTCTGCTGGGGAACAGCTGGTCTGAGAGGAGCTCAGTGGGGAACTTCATACTGGGACAGACTGAGTTTGACACTGAGGGACAACCAGACCTTCAGACAGCCAGAGGACAGTGGAAGGACAAAGAAATAGTTCTCATCAACAGCCCAGATCTGCTGCTTCCTGATGTCTCTGAAGACAGACTAAGACAATATGTAGAGGACTGTGTGAGAGTCTCTGATCCTGGACCTCATGTGTTCCTGCTGGTTCTACAGCCTGAAGACTTCACtgaggaccacagactgaggcTCTGCAGAGTCCTTCAGCTCTTCAGTGATCGATCATTTGATCATTCACTGGTTCTGATATCAACACCCAGAGAGGAGAGTCCAGGCTCCATGGAACAGTACAGGCAGCATCCACCACTAAAACACATGATCACAGCATGTAGATACAGATGTTTGTGGCTGAAGCATCTGGAACATCCAGAGCTGTTAACACGGTTGGGTCAGATTGTGCAGGAGAACAACACAGAGCATCTGAGCTGTGACGTGTTTGATGATGAGGATTCAGGTTTAACCATGAAACCAAAGTCTGGACACATCGAACCTCCTCTGAACCTGGTTctgtgtgggaggagaggagcagggaaGACTTCAGCAGCCAAGGCCATTTTAGGTCAGACAGAGCTTCGTTCAGTGTCCAACTCATCAGAGTGTGTTAGACATCAGGGAGAGGTGTGTGGACGTCGGGTTTCCCTGGTGGAGCTTCCTGCCTTGTTTGGAAAACCTCCGGAGACAGTGATGGAGGAATCACTCAGGTGTGTCTCCCTCTGTGACCCTGAGGGCGTCCATGCCTTCATCCTGGTCCTACCTGTGGATCCCCTCACTGATGAAGACAAGGGAGAGTTAGAGACCATCCAGACCACATTCAGCTCTCCAGTCTATGATTTCACCATCATTCTGTTCACTGTGGAGTCAGATCATACTGATCCAGCTGTTGTTAACTTTCTGAATGAAAGTCAGTTGATCCAGGAGCTCCGTCAGAGCTGTGGAGGAAGATCTGTTGTTCTCAACATCAGGGACAAGCAGCAGGTCCCTGAGCTGTTGGACGCTGTGGACCAGATGAGAGTTAAAGGATCCAGATGCTTCAACAAGGACGCGTTCACCAAGGCTCAGATGGAGAAGGttgtaaaactgaaagctgAACTGCAGGATGTGAGACAGACTCAGAtgggaggtgagagagagggagatcaGAGCAGAGAGCCTCTCAGGATGGTGCTGATTGGACGGACTGGCAGCGGGAAGAGTGCGACAGCAAACACCATTTTAGGCAAAAAGCATTTCATACCCAGAATCCCTCCAAAACCACCGACCAAGTTCTGTGAGAGCGCGGCCGGAGACATCGATGGACGACCTGCTGTTGTGGTCAACACCCCCGGTTTGTTTGATACAACTCTCTCTGATGATGAGATTAAGCAGGAGCTTCGCAGATGCAGAAACATGTTGTCTCCGGGACCTCACGCGTTCTTACTGGTGCTGCAGATCGGGAACGTTACACAAGCGGAAACAGACTCTGTCGAACTGATAAAGAGGGTTTTTGGTGAAAAGTCAAGAGATTTCATCATCGTTTTATTCACCAGAGGAGATGAACTGGAGGATCAGCCATTCGAGAGTTATGTCAAAAACTGTGATGAGTCTGTCAAACAACTGATCAATGTCTGCGGAGGAAGATATCAGGTCTTTAATAACAAAGACGACACAAACCGCACACAAGTCCGTGACCTGCGGACCAAGATCGAGACCATGCTGAAGGAAAGTGGAGGCAGCTGCTACGACCCTGAGATGTCTGAGGAATCCACTCAAATACAGGTGGAGAGGAttgtgaaagagaaggaggaagagatgaagagaaaggaggagaaccTGAGGAGAAAACACGAGGGAGATTTAAAAAGACTGGAAAGGAAAATCAGcgaacagagaggagaaattgaagaggagagaaaactaAGAGCTAAACAGCTGAAGGACAAAGACGAATGCATCAACAAGCAGcgtgaggagagaaagaaagaacggGAGGAAGACGAAAAGAGACGGAAGAAACACGAAGAAACTCTGCGACAGGACTGGAGAAGAAAACTGGAAGCTTTGGACAAAAGTGTTCAGTCTGAAAGAGAGCAAAAGGAagctgctgagaggaagctggagcagagcaggagggagatgaagagagacCGAGAGGCTtgggacaaagagaaaaaggacaTGTGGGAACGAATGCATCAGGACCTCAGGCAgaacctggaggaggagaaaagcagcttcaggaagctgcaggaggagTACCATCGCAAGAGGAGAAAATGGACATACGGCTTGTTTGGGCTAATGTTGATGCTAGCACTTTTATTGTGTTACGTATTTCCTCACATACTGCACAGCCACAGCTAA
- the LOC121184174 gene encoding GTPase IMAP family member 8-like isoform X4 — protein sequence MAHFITVSELRVVLLGNSWSERSSVGNFILGQTEFDTEGQPDLQTARGQWKDKEIVLINSPDLLLPDVSEDRLRQYVEDCVRVSDPGPHVFLLVLQPEDFTEDHRLRLCRVLQLFSDRSFDHSLVLISTPREESPGSMEQYRQHPPLKHMITACRYRCLWLKHLEHPELLTRLGQIVQENNTEHLSCDVFDDEDSGLTMKPKSGHIEPPLNLVLCGRRGAGKTSAAKAILGQTELRSVSNSSECVRHQGEVCGRRVSLVELPALFGKPPETVMEESLRCVSLCDPEGVHAFILVLPVDPLTDEDKGELETIQTTFSSPVYDFTIILFTVESDHTDPAVVNFLNESQLIQELRQSCGGRSVVLNIRDKQQVPELLDAVDQMRVKGSRCFNKDAFTKAQMEKVVKLKAELQDVRQTQMGGEREGDQSREPLRMVLIGRTGSGKSATANTILGKKHFIPRIPPKPPTKFCESAAGDIDGRPAVVVNTPGLFDTTLSDDEIKQELRRCRNMLSPGPHAFLLVLQIGNVTQAETDSVELIKRVFGEKSRDFIIVLFTRGDELEDQPFESYVKNCDESVKQLINVCGGRYQVFNNKDDTNRTQVRDLRTKIETMLKESGGSCYDPEMSEESTQIQVERIVKEKEEEMKRKEENLRRKHEGDLKRLERKISEQRGEIEEERKLRAKQLKDKDECINKQREERKKEREEDEKRRKKHEETLRQDWRRKLEALDKSVQSEREQKEAAERKLEQSRREMKRDREAWDKEKKDMWERMHQDLRQNLEEEKSSFRKLQEEYHRKRRKWTYGLFGLMLMLALLLCYVFPHILHSHS from the coding sequence tgtCTGAGCTGAGGGTTGTTCTGCTGGGGAACAGCTGGTCTGAGAGGAGCTCAGTGGGGAACTTCATACTGGGACAGACTGAGTTTGACACTGAGGGACAACCAGACCTTCAGACAGCCAGAGGACAGTGGAAGGACAAAGAAATAGTTCTCATCAACAGCCCAGATCTGCTGCTTCCTGATGTCTCTGAAGACAGACTAAGACAATATGTAGAGGACTGTGTGAGAGTCTCTGATCCTGGACCTCATGTGTTCCTGCTGGTTCTACAGCCTGAAGACTTCACtgaggaccacagactgaggcTCTGCAGAGTCCTTCAGCTCTTCAGTGATCGATCATTTGATCATTCACTGGTTCTGATATCAACACCCAGAGAGGAGAGTCCAGGCTCCATGGAACAGTACAGGCAGCATCCACCACTAAAACACATGATCACAGCATGTAGATACAGATGTTTGTGGCTGAAGCATCTGGAACATCCAGAGCTGTTAACACGGTTGGGTCAGATTGTGCAGGAGAACAACACAGAGCATCTGAGCTGTGACGTGTTTGATGATGAGGATTCAGGTTTAACCATGAAACCAAAGTCTGGACACATCGAACCTCCTCTGAACCTGGTTctgtgtgggaggagaggagcagggaaGACTTCAGCAGCCAAGGCCATTTTAGGTCAGACAGAGCTTCGTTCAGTGTCCAACTCATCAGAGTGTGTTAGACATCAGGGAGAGGTGTGTGGACGTCGGGTTTCCCTGGTGGAGCTTCCTGCCTTGTTTGGAAAACCTCCGGAGACAGTGATGGAGGAATCACTCAGGTGTGTCTCCCTCTGTGACCCTGAGGGCGTCCATGCCTTCATCCTGGTCCTACCTGTGGATCCCCTCACTGATGAAGACAAGGGAGAGTTAGAGACCATCCAGACCACATTCAGCTCTCCAGTCTATGATTTCACCATCATTCTGTTCACTGTGGAGTCAGATCATACTGATCCAGCTGTTGTTAACTTTCTGAATGAAAGTCAGTTGATCCAGGAGCTCCGTCAGAGCTGTGGAGGAAGATCTGTTGTTCTCAACATCAGGGACAAGCAGCAGGTCCCTGAGCTGTTGGACGCTGTGGACCAGATGAGAGTTAAAGGATCCAGATGCTTCAACAAGGACGCGTTCACCAAGGCTCAGATGGAGAAGGttgtaaaactgaaagctgAACTGCAGGATGTGAGACAGACTCAGAtgggaggtgagagagagggagatcaGAGCAGAGAGCCTCTCAGGATGGTGCTGATTGGACGGACTGGCAGCGGGAAGAGTGCGACAGCAAACACCATTTTAGGCAAAAAGCATTTCATACCCAGAATCCCTCCAAAACCACCGACCAAGTTCTGTGAGAGCGCGGCCGGAGACATCGATGGACGACCTGCTGTTGTGGTCAACACCCCCGGTTTGTTTGATACAACTCTCTCTGATGATGAGATTAAGCAGGAGCTTCGCAGATGCAGAAACATGTTGTCTCCGGGACCTCACGCGTTCTTACTGGTGCTGCAGATCGGGAACGTTACACAAGCGGAAACAGACTCTGTCGAACTGATAAAGAGGGTTTTTGGTGAAAAGTCAAGAGATTTCATCATCGTTTTATTCACCAGAGGAGATGAACTGGAGGATCAGCCATTCGAGAGTTATGTCAAAAACTGTGATGAGTCTGTCAAACAACTGATCAATGTCTGCGGAGGAAGATATCAGGTCTTTAATAACAAAGACGACACAAACCGCACACAAGTCCGTGACCTGCGGACCAAGATCGAGACCATGCTGAAGGAAAGTGGAGGCAGCTGCTACGACCCTGAGATGTCTGAGGAATCCACTCAAATACAGGTGGAGAGGAttgtgaaagagaaggaggaagagatgaagagaaaggaggagaaccTGAGGAGAAAACACGAGGGAGATTTAAAAAGACTGGAAAGGAAAATCAGcgaacagagaggagaaattgaagaggagagaaaactaAGAGCTAAACAGCTGAAGGACAAAGACGAATGCATCAACAAGCAGcgtgaggagagaaagaaagaacggGAGGAAGACGAAAAGAGACGGAAGAAACACGAAGAAACTCTGCGACAGGACTGGAGAAGAAAACTGGAAGCTTTGGACAAAAGTGTTCAGTCTGAAAGAGAGCAAAAGGAagctgctgagaggaagctggagcagagcaggagggagatgaagagagacCGAGAGGCTtgggacaaagagaaaaaggacaTGTGGGAACGAATGCATCAGGACCTCAGGCAgaacctggaggaggagaaaagcagcttcaggaagctgcaggaggagTACCATCGCAAGAGGAGAAAATGGACATACGGCTTGTTTGGGCTAATGTTGATGCTAGCACTTTTATTGTGTTACGTATTTCCTCACATACTGCACAGCCACAGCTAA
- the LOC121184174 gene encoding GTPase IMAP family member 8-like isoform X2 — protein MASSSPGLHHSSSIEFLPPNLSELRVVLLGNSWSERSSVGNFILGQTEFDTEGQPDLQTARGQWKDKEIVLINSPDLLLPDVSEDRLRQYVEDCVRVSDPGPHVFLLVLQPEDFTEDHRLRLCRVLQLFSDRSFDHSLVLISTPREESPGSMEQYRQHPPLKHMITACRYRCLWLKHLEHPELLTRLGQIVQENNTEHLSCDVFDDEDSGLTMKPKSGHIEPPLNLVLCGRRGAGKTSAAKAILGQTELRSVSNSSECVRHQGEVCGRRVSLVELPALFGKPPETVMEESLRCVSLCDPEGVHAFILVLPVDPLTDEDKGELETIQTTFSSPVYDFTIILFTVESDHTDPAVVNFLNESQLIQELRQSCGGRSVVLNIRDKQQVPELLDAVDQMRVKGSRCFNKDAFTKAQMEKVVKLKAELQDVRQTQMGGEREGDQSREPLRMVLIGRTGSGKSATANTILGKKHFIPRIPPKPPTKFCESAAGDIDGRPAVVVNTPGLFDTTLSDDEIKQELRRCRNMLSPGPHAFLLVLQIGNVTQAETDSVELIKRVFGEKSRDFIIVLFTRGDELEDQPFESYVKNCDESVKQLINVCGGRYQVFNNKDDTNRTQVRDLRTKIETMLKESGGSCYDPEMSEESTQIQVERIVKEKEEEMKRKEENLRRKHEGDLKRLERKISEQRGEIEEERKLRAKQLKDKDECINKQREERKKEREEDEKRRKKHEETLRQDWRRKLEALDKSVQSEREQKEAAERKLEQSRREMKRDREAWDKEKKDMWERMHQDLRQNLEEEKSSFRKLQEEYHRKRRKWTYGLFGLMLMLALLLCYVFPHILHSHS, from the coding sequence tgtCTGAGCTGAGGGTTGTTCTGCTGGGGAACAGCTGGTCTGAGAGGAGCTCAGTGGGGAACTTCATACTGGGACAGACTGAGTTTGACACTGAGGGACAACCAGACCTTCAGACAGCCAGAGGACAGTGGAAGGACAAAGAAATAGTTCTCATCAACAGCCCAGATCTGCTGCTTCCTGATGTCTCTGAAGACAGACTAAGACAATATGTAGAGGACTGTGTGAGAGTCTCTGATCCTGGACCTCATGTGTTCCTGCTGGTTCTACAGCCTGAAGACTTCACtgaggaccacagactgaggcTCTGCAGAGTCCTTCAGCTCTTCAGTGATCGATCATTTGATCATTCACTGGTTCTGATATCAACACCCAGAGAGGAGAGTCCAGGCTCCATGGAACAGTACAGGCAGCATCCACCACTAAAACACATGATCACAGCATGTAGATACAGATGTTTGTGGCTGAAGCATCTGGAACATCCAGAGCTGTTAACACGGTTGGGTCAGATTGTGCAGGAGAACAACACAGAGCATCTGAGCTGTGACGTGTTTGATGATGAGGATTCAGGTTTAACCATGAAACCAAAGTCTGGACACATCGAACCTCCTCTGAACCTGGTTctgtgtgggaggagaggagcagggaaGACTTCAGCAGCCAAGGCCATTTTAGGTCAGACAGAGCTTCGTTCAGTGTCCAACTCATCAGAGTGTGTTAGACATCAGGGAGAGGTGTGTGGACGTCGGGTTTCCCTGGTGGAGCTTCCTGCCTTGTTTGGAAAACCTCCGGAGACAGTGATGGAGGAATCACTCAGGTGTGTCTCCCTCTGTGACCCTGAGGGCGTCCATGCCTTCATCCTGGTCCTACCTGTGGATCCCCTCACTGATGAAGACAAGGGAGAGTTAGAGACCATCCAGACCACATTCAGCTCTCCAGTCTATGATTTCACCATCATTCTGTTCACTGTGGAGTCAGATCATACTGATCCAGCTGTTGTTAACTTTCTGAATGAAAGTCAGTTGATCCAGGAGCTCCGTCAGAGCTGTGGAGGAAGATCTGTTGTTCTCAACATCAGGGACAAGCAGCAGGTCCCTGAGCTGTTGGACGCTGTGGACCAGATGAGAGTTAAAGGATCCAGATGCTTCAACAAGGACGCGTTCACCAAGGCTCAGATGGAGAAGGttgtaaaactgaaagctgAACTGCAGGATGTGAGACAGACTCAGAtgggaggtgagagagagggagatcaGAGCAGAGAGCCTCTCAGGATGGTGCTGATTGGACGGACTGGCAGCGGGAAGAGTGCGACAGCAAACACCATTTTAGGCAAAAAGCATTTCATACCCAGAATCCCTCCAAAACCACCGACCAAGTTCTGTGAGAGCGCGGCCGGAGACATCGATGGACGACCTGCTGTTGTGGTCAACACCCCCGGTTTGTTTGATACAACTCTCTCTGATGATGAGATTAAGCAGGAGCTTCGCAGATGCAGAAACATGTTGTCTCCGGGACCTCACGCGTTCTTACTGGTGCTGCAGATCGGGAACGTTACACAAGCGGAAACAGACTCTGTCGAACTGATAAAGAGGGTTTTTGGTGAAAAGTCAAGAGATTTCATCATCGTTTTATTCACCAGAGGAGATGAACTGGAGGATCAGCCATTCGAGAGTTATGTCAAAAACTGTGATGAGTCTGTCAAACAACTGATCAATGTCTGCGGAGGAAGATATCAGGTCTTTAATAACAAAGACGACACAAACCGCACACAAGTCCGTGACCTGCGGACCAAGATCGAGACCATGCTGAAGGAAAGTGGAGGCAGCTGCTACGACCCTGAGATGTCTGAGGAATCCACTCAAATACAGGTGGAGAGGAttgtgaaagagaaggaggaagagatgaagagaaaggaggagaaccTGAGGAGAAAACACGAGGGAGATTTAAAAAGACTGGAAAGGAAAATCAGcgaacagagaggagaaattgaagaggagagaaaactaAGAGCTAAACAGCTGAAGGACAAAGACGAATGCATCAACAAGCAGcgtgaggagagaaagaaagaacggGAGGAAGACGAAAAGAGACGGAAGAAACACGAAGAAACTCTGCGACAGGACTGGAGAAGAAAACTGGAAGCTTTGGACAAAAGTGTTCAGTCTGAAAGAGAGCAAAAGGAagctgctgagaggaagctggagcagagcaggagggagatgaagagagacCGAGAGGCTtgggacaaagagaaaaaggacaTGTGGGAACGAATGCATCAGGACCTCAGGCAgaacctggaggaggagaaaagcagcttcaggaagctgcaggaggagTACCATCGCAAGAGGAGAAAATGGACATACGGCTTGTTTGGGCTAATGTTGATGCTAGCACTTTTATTGTGTTACGTATTTCCTCACATACTGCACAGCCACAGCTAA